One segment of Belonocnema kinseyi isolate 2016_QV_RU_SX_M_011 chromosome 7, B_treatae_v1, whole genome shotgun sequence DNA contains the following:
- the LOC117177091 gene encoding carbonic anhydrase 1-like, which produces MYLQYLIATILFSPILGTSTFTFKDAKNWGKHYPGCNGKLQSPMADDAKKMIGDSQTIENKLIFTDSEKLPTKIIMKNTGRTVELKGVWAGKPPKLSGGPLKGTYVFEKIDFRWAPKEWTEVINVDPQFKSIYMQYMNMHVYFYKEDLKSFKKAETQKDGLAAFKLHMEFLEGVLLLKDLEKNIHKVQSINSTAELHPIPLASFAYRDGSEGSSQSLFYKGSLDYPPCSESVTWFEPVLGVSISEGLLNGFRKIKLEGGDVSNVRPLQPINKRPIKWVTSNKWYEI; this is translated from the exons ATGTACCTGCAATACTTGATAGCGACTATTCTTTTTAGTCCTATTTTAGGAACAA GCACATTTACTTTTAAAGATGCTAAAAACTGGGGCAAACATTATCCAGGATGTAATGGGAAACTTCAATCTCCCATGGCAGATGATGCAAAAAAGATGATTGGTGATTCTCAAACTATcgagaataaacttatatttacGGATTCTGAAAAATTACCAACGAAAATTATTATGAAGAATACTGGTCGCActg tGGAATTAAAAGGTGTTTGGGCTGGAAAACCTCCAAAGCTTTCTGGTGGACCTCTTAAAGGGACTtacgtttttgaaaaaatcgatttccGTTGGGCCCCAAAAGAG TGGACGGAGGTCATAAATGTGGATCCTCAGTTTAAATCCATCTATAT GCAGTATATGAACATGCACGTGTATTTTTATAAAGAAGACTTGAAATCATTTAAGAAAGCTGAAACACAGAAGGACGGTCTTGCTGCATTTAAATTGCATATGGAG tttttggagGGTGTTCTTTTGCTCAAGGAcctagaaaaaaatatacataaggtGCAATCCATAAATTCAACAGCTGAGTTACACCCAATTCCCTTAGCAAGTTTTGCATATAGAGATGGTTCAGAAGGGAGTTCACAATCTCTATTTTACAAAGGCTCTTTAGATTATCCGCCTTGCTCGGAATCTGTGACTTGGTTCGAACCGGTGCTTGGTGTCTCTATTTCCGAAGGCCTG CTGAATGGATTTAGGAAAATAAAGTTGGAGGGGGGAGACGTATCGAATGTTAGACCTTTGCAGCCGATAAACAAACGTCCGATAAAGTGGGTGACGTCTAATAAATGgtacgaaatataa